GATTACATCCTCCTGTAAaaagaagaatacaaaaatgtgAAGTAACTTCCGGTAATTACTAATTTCTTAATGAAAGAAATGTTGCAGGTGTCTCCTagattatttattaaaatccagatttttCTTATTGCTGAGTGACTTACTGCAGGGTCTttaacacaacaggaaaaggGGACTCCACAGCGCTCCCTGCTGGGGTTCAGTTCAGTGCAGTTGAAGTAGATGTTGAGGTTCCAGTCGTCGGGCCCGTGAGCTCCGCAGCATGACCActgagacagcagcagcaacaacacgaAATTAAACTGCCAGCTTTGACTAAcggacacatttattttctctgatctGGTCTTAGGTTAGCTTGGGCGGGTAGCAAACTACAGACAGACGGACTCAAATGGCAAGACAACAGCGGATCTAATTAGCTTTACAGTGCGACATGACAGAGCCCAGCATTTTCACATGGGAGCCAATTATCTAAAGCGTTTCATTCATATAATTGGATAATCATTTGAAGgaaatgaaatcacattaaACATGAGATTTACTGCACAGCTGCAGCGGCTGACTCATTCTCCTCTCAGCCCAGAGCCGAGCAGATTCAACATCAGCTTTTAAACACGTACACAACAAAAATCTATAAAGAAGGCAGTGACTTCTAACAGCCTGGAAACACGAGCTAGTGACACACAAGTTTCAGTCAGTTAGTGTGGACTCACATATTCCTGGGCAAAGTCAATGAGATTCTGTAAGTCGATGTCATCTCGGTAGGCCTTCACATTATTGTTGATGAAAAAGTTGAGCTGGTCTTTGATCCAGTCCTTAAAGACGAAGGCGAGGATCCCCGCAGTCAGCTCCAAGAAGAAGATCAAACCAAGGAACACAGAAAACTGGAAAAGTACAAGACACACATcagagtaaatacacacacaaaaaatggCTCACTTCAATCGTCTGTGTATCTTGTGTTGTAAATTGTGGTGGCCCTCAGAGTTCAATGCaataaacacaagaaaacacaatacatGCAAATGGTGAAAAcattaatttcatcattttgacAACACATGTGCCGCAAATATAAAACGCACTGCAATACTCACAACATTAACAAATACttgcaacacaacaaaatacatgCAACATAACAAAGTGTTTCCAAGGGACACTAACAAGTGATAAAGATGGTTGTGGTGTTAtttgttgtgagtatttggtcgTGTTGTTAGTATTTGATCATGTTGGGAACATTTGTATTGTTGTGAGTATATGTAGTGTTGTCCATATTTGGTAGTGTTGTGAGCGTTTGTGGTGTGTTTTCTATTGCTGTGCATGTGCTGTGCAAATGATTGAAGATAAATTTAGATATAAGGGCCAGAACAACATTTTTTTCTGGTATTTCTTGGAAAAGGACAACAGCTCCCATGTGTCCCTGTGCAGGTCTGGTAGTAAGATTGGTCCTGATTTGCTGAGTGAGAGTGTGGCAACATAAACCGCAGTCCCAGAGGTACCCTTATGTCATCCCTTTACAGTAAATGTAGGAGGAGACAGGGATTATGATAAATGCACAAAAGCCACATTAGCTGCTCACTCTGACGCCTGACTTATTGCTGCTAATGGACATGGGCTGGAGTTAATAGCTACTCGGAATCACAGCCTGCAACAAGGCTAGTTTGTCTATGTCACTCATATGTTCTCATGCTCATCATTACAGctgaacacaaagaaacatccTACAATGGTGACGCCATGGCTTTGGAACAATTCTCAGCTTCTTTCAGATCAAAACCAAAAAGTTGCCACTGAAGAAAACATTGCTTGACACAGTGGGAATATTTGTATGGCCTATGAGGACTAGATCAGTGTCTCTGGTTATTAGTGAAAAAGGAGTAGGTTTAGTGATGagataacacattttaatgccatgCAATCACCCATAACATTTGGCTCGGGTGAATCGAAGGGACACCTGGTACACTGACAGTCTCAGCTCTGATGTGAACTGCAGATCTAAAAGGGGTGTGAAGTGGTTAAAATGGAGTCTgtgcagagagaagcaggagctgGCTTACAAATTTAAGCAATAAGGTGTTCTCTCTGAGGGCTCCGATACAGCCAGCAAAGCCCAGGACGAACATGACCCCTCCCACAACGATGAAGAGCCACACAGGGTCGAAACCCCCTAGATCTGTGATGGATGACAGATTGGACAGCACGccctgagggagaggagagaagacaaaagGCAGTGGTTTAAATCCTGACTATAATATTTCCACAATCAATACTCATCATCTCTTTTACAAGGTCTCATGAAAATCTCTCATTCTTAAGCTTTGAAAAGAGTTGGGTGTCAAAGTACGAATTGAAGTAATGACCAACTTGTGTtgcagatgcaaaaatgtaGAGAAATCTATTGGAATACAATAGTGCTGTTGGATTTGACTGGTATTTATCAAATATAttgcttttaaataaaacaacaaacccCATCTTATCAGTTTATCTACAACACAGCTTCACTCTCTGGTAGATCACTGTCCAGCCAACAAAATAAGTCACTTTTATCAGGAGACAGATATGTTCACAGCAGACAATCTGTCCTTCCTCTCCGGCCCCACAGCCCCCGAGGCCACAGTGTATACACGGACATGTTTTCCTGTCAGTCTCTGGTCTGCATCACTCCTTACACTGACAAAGACTGGTTTTATCTGAAAGAACGGCCCATTTCTCAATCTGTACTACACTTTGAAGACAGTGACTCATCTTAATGGAAAATGCTTTTATCATGTATACTATGTCaatatttaaagtttcaaaTTTAAAAGTAATCTTTGCGAGATAACAGCCCCTGCGTCACACTGCTCTGAATGCCAAATGCCAAATTCccaatttttgtttttacatttacgACAAGCTGATATCAGCACCGATTTCTTCATACAGTCATCCGCTCCGAGCACAGCTTGTTCTCCTGAAATAGGGGACTTGAGTATTTTTATATGGATTGTATGTactcctgcaaacaaacagccGATACTACAGACATTTGGCGACAGCACAATCAGATTTTACTGGCAACTTTAGCTTTTGGATTAAATGACAGCAGTCGTTTTCCACTTGAACATTTTGGTACTTTTCCAACACGTACAGTGATTAACAAGGGCATATACAGAAACACTTTCATATAAGGATTGTGATGGGACTAAATCCACACAATAAGCAGGCAATGGGCATAATTATTTACCCAACACAAACATCCTGCTGTAATCTTTGTTGCTGCGGTTGTTCATGCATCCCACTCTCATATTCTTAGATCAGCATCAGGCTCAAACACGTACAGATGGATTTGAGAAGTTATTATTCGCAATcaattatgttttgtttcttagATTTACAGTTTGCTTTCAGAACCTCCATACCAGTAAAGAGGATGAGGCGCTGCTACAAAGCACTGGTTTTGCTGTCGGTTTTTAAGGAGCTCTGAGCTAAAATTGCCTGTTTCAGTCAGAGGTTTAAATGAGGGGCTGTGTAACAGGCAATTTTAGACAAATATAGACTTTGTTGATCTTTTTTTGAATTTCTGGAGTTCCAGAGCAAAAATATAAAGCTGGAAATGAGCGTAATAGGTCACCTTTACTGTCACTGTGTAGTGCAACATAAGGAGCATTGTTTGTGGGTCTAAAAGCTCGTTCAAATATAATAGGTGTTCCAATTCATGGGTGGTCTCTCAACATCTCTCACCAAAAGGGAACCCACCATTTATTGTTTGTAAATGTGGGCCCCTGCTCTCCGTTCTGAcatactgtttatttttcacatatATTGCACACGTCAAAAGAAAACTTGCAGCTAAAGCCCAAGAAGCTGAAGTCTCATACTGCTCTGCACTGAGCTGAGGGACAACTGCGGGACAATACCgcattcttgtgtttttatggcaCTGGTGCAGAATAAACTTCCTTCATTTGAATTTAAGCATGAGGCCCTGAAACAATAATGTGGTCTGGCTGCACGCAGCGGGCTTGAAACTAATCAGCTTAGTCACTGAGACCCAAACTCACCATTGTGCCTTTCCAGTACCCGCTATTCATCATTTGGCAAAATCCTTTTAAATTATTCACTCTGTTCCACAAAGGTACTCCGGTGCAGGCCTATTTGCGGAGTTCATGACCAGATGTTACTAATGAGTACAAGCTTCCACAGCATTTACTGAACTGAATGGGGCATTTTCTAGCTAATTAATGAACAAATTGAGTGTAAACTCTGTTGGAAGAAATTTTGAAACAACCTCTTATAAGCACATGACACCTGACATTTGTGGCCTGCACTGTGGGAAATAAATAGTATCTACTTTCCATACAAATCTGAAGGGCCAGTTAATTTATTCTGTACTAGTAGCTGTTCCAATTTTTTAACGGATGGGCTACAGCAACTTTGTTAATTTCCTAAGGTGTCTAAGGCCTggtgcacactagaggatttttCAACTCTTAACCGATTGTAAAAACGTGAGAGATCACAGACAAGAGGacagatttaacagatttttttatataataatcgCGAGAACGCACACACTCTAAGATTTGGCCTGACGTACGTTGTCGGCTGGctacacttgtgtgtgtgcgttgcagcgaaagacaaaaaaagaggaagaaaaactatGGCTGTTGTCTGGCTGAGAAGGCGGAATTGGAAATACATTTTGCAGCGTGAGCTAGAGCTGAGTTGGAAATATATTGCTGTTTTTAGTCGCAGCTATACAGTTGGTGGTGCTTCCAAGGTCAGCTCGCTGTCATTGGCGATTGATGGTTTCTGTAGGAGCCAATTACGGTAACTACCAAACATGTTTGGTAGTTACGTTTCAAGATCAGGGAGGCTTCGAATCCATCAGtaacattaagattattttgtaaatctCTCTGACTTCAGGAAcatttgggcagataatcagCACCGACTGGCCTCCGGTCATGAACGGCCCCGCAAATGTTGGAAAGTCGGCCCAACTATCCTCTTGAGTGCAGCAGCCCGAAGACGTGTTTACAGGAGCGTTATTAGTAAATACTCATTCTTCGAATTTATATTTCCACACCACTTCTCTCAAACTCTCCGCTCCCACCTAAACTCCCTCAGCTTGTTTCGGCCAGGACATTGGAAAAATTTGAGCTATGCTGTTGAGGCAGTCATGTTGTACTTCACCagcgtgtgtttatgtgtgcatgtgtttatactTACCTTCTCCGCCCATGCCCACAAGCCTACGCACAAGAATGCTGCGCCTAGTAACtgtaaaacaaagcagagagaagaggatctTCAGTCACACAAGAAGCAGCCGTACCCACTAGTTATGAGACCATTTTACATCCTCCCAGTTTCAAGTATCTCAAAATGTCACTTTACTTCTTCAGTATTTGTTTAAAAGCATAAATACTTGAGACTTAATGAGCATCGACGCaggtcaaagaaagaaaaaaaaaaacatctcacgtgacagatcaaatataaaaaaaagactgaggGTGCGATTCAGTCGTTCTTGGTTTAAAGTGgtgtctccatggaaacacaactgtattcagtcattttttttgttaaactcTGATTGATCAAAAGTAATCCATGACATCACCTTTTCCCAATACATCCTTGCCCAAAGCAAAAACGAAAGAATTCcgaacacaaatacaaagatcTTCTAATTCAATATAACCTCCAAGTACTCTTCTAAACCTGGCAGTTTATAGTGAGTCCATGTAGAACTCCTATTACTTTTAGGAAGAAAAATATCTTCAGAGCTTTTAAACTATAGTGAATTCTCAGAagacttttgtcttttaaactAGCTGTGGACAGAGGGAATCATTACATTTGCCAGTTATTGCAGGTTTAAGTCATTGCACTGGGCTGCGTAAGAGGAGGTGTTAAAGGTAAATCCCTCCTGTATTAGTCTCCCATCGAAGGGAAGAATGATTATAGGGCTCAGCTTAAAACAAGCCACGTAAGAAGAACTTCAGAAAGTACAGGGTGACCACAGCACTGGACCacccaaagtaaaaaaaacacaaaatgaaaaaaat
The Hippoglossus stenolepis isolate QCI-W04-F060 chromosome 7, HSTE1.2, whole genome shotgun sequence genome window above contains:
- the tspan17 gene encoding tetraspanin-17, translated to MSRNKHQHLKGTEVSCCVKYFLFGFNILFWLLGAAFLCVGLWAWAEKGVLSNLSSITDLGGFDPVWLFIVVGGVMFVLGFAGCIGALRENTLLLKFFSVFLGLIFFLELTAGILAFVFKDWIKDQLNFFINNNVKAYRDDIDLQNLIDFAQEYWSCCGAHGPDDWNLNIYFNCTELNPSRERCGVPFSCCVKDPAEDVINTQCGYDVRLQLELDRQKYIYTKGCVGQFEKWLQDNLIIVAGIFVGVALLQIFGICLAQNLVSDVNTVKANW